CCTGATCCCGATCTTTGGTGGAGAATTTCATGTTGTTGTGCATGTTACTGGGATTGTCCGAGTCCATGGCATCCCCTGCTGTGCCCGCGTAGGAGCCCAGCCGCAGCCGGTAGCCCTGGGCCTCATCGTCCAGACTGAAGAGGTTGTAGTCTGCGAACCTGACGTTGTTGGAGGCATCGTGGATGACGAACCTGACCTGGTAGACCTTCTGCTTGGCGATCTGGTGGATGTACTCGGTGCCCAGCCAGTAGTCGCCGCGCACGTTCCCAAAGCCGTACTTGTAGGTGCTCCAGGACTCGGCCCAGGTGATGTCTGTGTTGTGGCTGTTCCTCTGGATGACCGTCCAGCCCCCGTCCGTCACGTTCATCTCGCAGTACACCATGATGGGGTGGAGCCCTGAGGGCTGGATGATGTAGACGCCGCTGGGGCTGCCAGGAGGGATCTCACTGCAGTCCTCGGGCCAACCTGGGGCAGGAAACAGGTGGTTTTACATCTTACCTGGCACAAGGAGATGCTGAGAGCACTCCTTGGTTGGCTCAGACCAAGGAATGGCAATGGGGTTGGTGAGAGCACTGCAGTACCCATGGAATGCtccttactgtttttcttcagagcGTTTGCCAAAGTGTTGGAGGTTTTCTCGAAAGTGTTTAGGATTTCTGCAGGCACGGAGAGGCCTGGGACAGCCAAGACCAGCACAAAAGCAAGGAGTAGAAGGTACTGGGCTactagaaaagggaaaagatgtGAAAACATTGAGACATGAGGTGGGAAAGCCCCTGGCTCCAGCACTCACGTGAGACACAGGAACACACAAtgtttgctgtgctctgtgccagaCGGGGAGTGAAggcctctgctgctctgcccaaaGGGTGAGCAGCTTGCCTTTTCCCTGTCCCCAAAGCCACGCACAAGGCAGGGTCAGGTGGAGCACAGCACCAACAGCTGACCGAGACGAGCTTTCACAGGAAAACGTTCCTGGCCCCAAAGCAGAACCCAACTGGGGTCACCAGCAGGGTGGGCATGAAGGGGTGCAGGGGAGCGCGGCCCTCTGCGTGCGCTGATGCCCCTGATCCCCATCAGGGCAGTGCTCAGTCTCTCCCGGTGCCCCGCAAGGagcctccccagccctgcactcaCCCATGGCTGCGGCACGGGGCTCCCTCTGACATGCAGAGCTCTGGGGCTGCAGTAGGAGGCACTTGTAGGGCCCTCTGCAGTGGGCGGGGTAAGCGCGTCTGACCCACGCAGCCTCCTTTCTTCTGGGGGTGGGAATCAGAGCGAGTTCCCTTCTGGCCCTCATAAAACAGGACCTGAGAAGAAAGTGACCATGGTgcctggcacacagctgcaaagaaaacaacacctgTGCCGGCAAGAGTGCTTGGAATGCTCTCTGCTGTGAGTGCTCAGCTCCTTGGATGAAATTCCTGCTGGGAACGGCGGAGCTGAGAGCTCCAAAGAGCTGCTTTTGAACAAACACTTGGATGCCAGTCCTCATCCAGCAGGGAGAGCAAACAGTGGGGACTGGAGAGACCTTGAGTGTTCACGGTGAGAATGGAGGGCATCTGAGGTGCTGGGAACTGGATGAATCCAGGGGTGGATGGGGTGGGACACAGATCTGAGAGCACTTAGAAGGCAACAGAGGAGACTGGAGGGTACATAGAGGGGGTATGATTTGCATGTAAGTTATGGCAGGGGCTGAGGTGTGCTGTAGTTgcccttctccttttccccttctgtcTGCTTTCCTCCAGTTTTTGGATACTTCTCGCAGGTGCCACAGTCAGTCAAAGCTGATGGGGAGTGGCAACGCATGACACCCGccagccccccagcagctgcgGCTGCATTCCTCAGCGCCCAGGAACTCGTCCACATCCAGCTTGCTCAAGTGTTCCTGACCTGATCCTTTCCACCAAGGATGAATCTCCCTCGCTCAGTTCTTTCCCAGCAAGCCCATGCTTTCCCTGCTCTTTGTACTGCAGGAATTCTCGCCGTGGATTTCCTATTGATCTGAGCTCCTTgtgaagcagcactgctccagaGTGCCCATCCAGGAGAGTGCATGGGGCAGCTCTGAGGTGGGGACAGTTTATCATGAAGACAAGGAGCCCATGCACATATCAAATCAGTTTAGGATTCCAGCTCCTGCACTTCAAGGATGTCTACATGCTTTGCACAGGTGCTTCTCAGCGCAGAGAGATCTCAGTGTGGAGGACAAGATGCAACTTACTTGCTCCATTTGGGAACAGCTGCAGTGCATTAAGctccatggcagcagcagcagcagtggcagtgcaGCCCTGTCCTGGGCCACTCTGTGTTCTCAGAGCATGTCACAattgtgctgctgcctttgtaCCTGAGCAGTGAGCTGGGACTACAGGCGCTCCCTAGCTGCGCAGTGTTGGACCCTCTGACACACGGCTGTCCtggggctgcacacagcagctcctgcctctgTGAAGTTGAGTCATCTCCTCCTATCCCATACCTTCTCTCTCCCAGATATAAGCAAGACAGTACAATTATAATTTGtaacaaaagcaaaggcaaattCTCCCCCACTCCATACAGGCAAAGAGTCAGGGAAAGGACCCAGGACTCCGCTACACCCCACAGACAATGCATGATGAGCAGCTGCTGATGTTTCGGCCCTCGAGGAAAGATCCTGGTGTAAGTCCACATGAATCCACGCTCCCATTGGGGCCCTGGTGTCCAGGTCCATGGGGTGCCTGGAAGTCACTGGGGTCTGGGAGGCTCCGGAGATTTTCGGCAGCATCGCCAGACAGACCTAGGAGGAGGTAAGAAGGATGGAGAGAGAGCAGGAGGGGAAAGAGACCTCATATTCCCATCTGTTGGAGGTGAGGGAagagggctgtggggcagctgtgggtcCTGGGAGCAACCAAAGGATCTAAGGGTGAAAGAAAGTATGGGGCCTTGAGGTTGTGGGGACAACTGAGTCACCTGCATGTAAGCAGGGCCCTAGAGGAACTACAGAGATTCTggggaaaatgaggaaaagtgACAGGGGCAGTTAAGGAGTCTGGGGGAAGCAGGGTGCTGTGGAGAGGTCCTGGGTGTGAGTGAGGAGCCTCAGTATGGGTCAGAGTGTGAAGGGAGTCCCAGGGGAAAATAAGAGCTCTGCAGTCTGTGCTGTGGGGGACATCCGGTCCCTTCACATCTGTAGGGATTCCTGAGGTGCTGGGACTTCAGAGGGGACTTGGGAACCTGATACAGATCTGTGAGGGACCCCAACAGTGGGAACGGCGAGTGAAGCAGGTCGAgcactcacagcagcagcagcagcagcagcacgaggCTGACGAAGCCAAGGACCAGTcccagctgcagggatgtggtgAGGTGCAGGGGGGCTCTGCCCTGGGGCCAgcgcagcacagctctgaaccGGGCCTGGAGCCCCTGCTCGGCCTCCACGCTTCCCCCTGACACTGCAGGACCCAGCCAGGCATGTGGGAACTCCTGCCACGAGCCACGGCACCCCTGCAGCCCCTTCAGCTCCTGCCGCCCCTTCAGCCCCTGCAACCCCCGCTCTGGCACAGTCTTGGTGGCCCCCGGAGCCCCATACACCCCATTGCCCCACGGGGAGCTGGGATCAGGGAACACAtgcttccctctctcctctcacCGGGGCCCCGGCCGTGCAGAGACTCTGCTCTCGCGTAGCCCACCTCCCCGCACCCCGTGCACCCGGGGATCCCGGTGTCCCTCTGCACCCCACGCCGCCCTGGAGGCTTCCGATCCATGCGCACCGTTGAGGTAGAAGTACTTGCGGGCCAGGGTCTCAGAGGCGGCCCCCAGGCGACAGGCGACGGTTCCCAGAGTGGGGTCCTGCACGGTCAGGCTGGGCGGTTCCCCAACgcccctctgcagctcctcaaaCAGCGCCAGGTCCTGCGTGCGTATCTGGGGCGTGGGGAACCCGGCCCATCGGGGCGTGCACGCAAAGGCACCCATGTCACACGCGTGCTCCTCGTGTCCCCACGTGCTCCTCGTGTCCCACACTCCTGCGCGCGCATCGCACCTCACGTCCCACGCGCGCTGCTCGCGTGCCAACACGCGCACGGGTCACTTCTTCACAGAAGCGCACGAGAAGCCGCACACGCGGTGAGCAGCTCGTGCTCTGCTCACCCTTCGTGCGGGTGCTCAGCTGTTCCTGCCCCGCGCATTCATCTCATCACAAGCAGCGCCCCCCGCAGCCGGCAGCGCCGTGCCCCCCGCCCGGGCCCCTCCTGGCGCCTGCGCGCACTGCCCGCGCCTGCTGCTTACGTCCTTGGCAAACATCCACGTAACCTGCAGCTCCGGCGGGACGGCGAAGGGCACGTCGCAGTGCAGCGTGATGGCTTCGTCCTCGTGGACCCACAAGTcctgaactgggagcactgccAGCTGAGCTCACCTGCGCTCATGCACCTGCAGGAGCCGCCGCGCCGCTGCGCGACCGCCGGTGCTCGCGGCGGGCGTGGGCAGACACGCGGCCTGGGTAGCGACGTCCCGGTCCCCTGCCCCCTACCTGGGCAGTCCACAGGGAACTGGCAGTCCACGAGGCGGCAGGTTGAGCACTGGAAGATGCGCGCGGCCGGCTGGTGCCCTGGGAAGGAGGTGCTTGGCAGCGTCAGGGGGTAGGGGGGAACCTGGGGACGGGGGGGATGGCAAAACACGAGAGAACTCACCGCAGGGGGGgatgcaggcaggagctggtTGGGGGAAGGAAGCATCGTTAAACTGGGGATCGCGAGGGGTCCTCATCCCTGTGACGAGCTGTAAGGGCTCAGCCCCTGTCCAGCCCTGGAATGGAGTCCCTGGGGGTGCCTCCAGGGAAGGGATGCCCAGGGTGGAGACCTAGAGGGGTGTCTGTGTGCCCCATGTGGGGAAGCTGGGGGGTGGAGTCCCACGGTTCGCATGGGGGGGGAGTCCTGGATGGGGGTCCCTGCTGGCCCCATACCTTGCTCCAGCTGGCTCAGCTTCACCCAAATCATTTGGATGGCTTCCCGCAGAGACACCTCAAAAGGCTCTGGAGGCTCACAGATGTCCGTGTCAGACAGTGCTCCCACCCCCAAATCTTCCAGTGTCAAGACTCGTGTCCCCACTCATCCCACACATTCCCCATGCAACTCTCCTGGATCCCAGACTTTCATATGCCCCTAAATATCCCCCAAAGCACCAGACTCTCCATACCCTGAAACCCGTCTACCCTCAGGATTCCCCACATATGCCTTTACACCACGCCTGAAATCCATACATCCTATATTCCATGGATCCCCATCCAAGTCCTCTGAGCCCCGTCCCCTGTGCCCCAAACCTCCCATACATCTCATCCCTGCTCACTCTTGtccttctgcttctccagtAAATGCAAGGCATCCATGACGAT
The Lagopus muta isolate bLagMut1 chromosome 20, bLagMut1 primary, whole genome shotgun sequence genome window above contains:
- the LOC125702992 gene encoding fibrinogen-like protein 1-like protein isoform X2; translation: MAQYLLLLAFVLVLAVPGLSVPAEILNTFEKTSNTLANALKKNSWPEDCSEIPPGSPSGVYIIQPSGLHPIMVYCEMNVTDGGWTVIQRNSHNTDITWAESWSTYKYGFGNVRGDYWLGTEYIHQIAKQKVYQVRFVIHDASNNVRFADYNLFSLDDEAQGYRLRLGSYAGTAGDAMDSDNPSNMHNNMKFSTKDRDQDTSRKNCASRSGGGWWYSACYSVRLNIKGGLTWGSLCKGDCKSSLILIRPAPYR
- the LOC125702992 gene encoding fibrinogen-like protein 1-like protein isoform X3, with the protein product MGWPEDCSEIPPGSPSGVYIIQPSGLHPIMVYCEMNVTDGGWTVIQRNSHNTDITWAESWSTYKYGFGNVRGDYWLGTEYIHQIAKQKVYQVRFVIHDASNNVRFADYNLFSLDDEAQGYRLRLGSYAGTAGDAMDSDNPSNMHNNMKFSTKDRDQDTSRKNCASRSGGGWWYSACYSVRLNIKGGLTWGSLCKGDCKSSLILIRPAPYR
- the LOC125702992 gene encoding fibrinogen-like protein 1-like protein isoform X1; protein product: MVAQYLLLLAFVLVLAVPGLSVPAEILNTFEKTSNTLANALKKNSWPEDCSEIPPGSPSGVYIIQPSGLHPIMVYCEMNVTDGGWTVIQRNSHNTDITWAESWSTYKYGFGNVRGDYWLGTEYIHQIAKQKVYQVRFVIHDASNNVRFADYNLFSLDDEAQGYRLRLGSYAGTAGDAMDSDNPSNMHNNMKFSTKDRDQDTSRKNCASRSGGGWWYSACYSVRLNIKGGLTWGSLCKGDCKSSLILIRPAPYR
- the LOC125702993 gene encoding uncharacterized protein LOC125702993 isoform X3; protein product: MLPSPNQLLPASPPAGTSRPRASSSAQPAASWTASSLWTAQDLWVHEDEAITLHCDVPFAVPPELQVTWMFAKDIRTQDLALFEELQRGVGEPPSLTVQDPTLGTVACRLGAASETLARKYFYLNEPPCTSPHPCSWDWSLASSASCCCCCCCCLSGDAAENLRSLPDPSDFQAPHGPGHQGPNGSVDSCGLTPGSFLEGRNISSCSSCIVCGV
- the LOC125702993 gene encoding sperm acrosome membrane-associated protein 6-like isoform X2; this encodes MRTPRDPQFNDASFPQPAPACIPPCGHQPAARIFQCSTCRLVDCQFPVDCPVQDLWVHEDEAITLHCDVPFAVPPELQVTWMFAKDIRTQDLALFEELQRGVGEPPSLTVQDPTLGTVACRLGAASETLARKYFYLNEPPCTSPHPCSWDWSLASSASCCCCCCCCLSGDAAENLRSLPDPSDFQAPHGPGHQGPNGSVDSCGLTPGSFLEGRNISSCSSCIVCGV
- the LOC125702993 gene encoding sperm acrosome membrane-associated protein 6-like isoform X1 encodes the protein MDALHLLEKQKDKKPFEVSLREAIQMIWVKLSQLEQAPACIPPCGHQPAARIFQCSTCRLVDCQFPVDCPVQDLWVHEDEAITLHCDVPFAVPPELQVTWMFAKDIRTQDLALFEELQRGVGEPPSLTVQDPTLGTVACRLGAASETLARKYFYLNVSGGSVEAEQGLQARFRAVLRWPQGRAPLHLTTSLQLGLVLGFVSLVLLLLLLLSVWRCCRKSPEPPRPQ